AAATGGATTGCCGCGGCGGGCTCTCTCGTTCGTCTTTCTCGTTTCGGCATTGATGACTTGGTCGAGTTGGCGGGGATATCGCAAGCCGATGCCGCCCGCATTCTTGCCGCATGCGAGCTCGGGCGCCGAGGGCTCGTGCGCGAAGCCCGTCCAACCGGTCCAATGTATGGCGCCGCAGAAATCGCACGTTGGTTCAAACTCCGAATCGGCGGACAATTCGTTCAGGACATATGGATCGTCGGTATCGACGATGCCCGCGGTTTGCACGGCACATGTCGCATTTCTCATGGCGACGTTCACGGTACGGCTCTCGACGTGAATGCCGTCACCACTGCTGCTGCGAAGATGCACGTCAAAACAATCGCCATCGTGCACAATCATCCGAGTGGCGATGTGAGCGTCACGCCTGATGACATGCGCTTCGTTTTACGGGCTCATCGCGCAGTGCTCGCCGCGCGCATGAAGCTTGCCGACTTCATCATTCTCGGCCCCAAATCCGGATACTCGTCGATGGCCGAACAAGGGACTCTACCCGGCACGATTTGATTGAGCATCGTTTGCCGCGACGAGCGCTCCCAGTCGTTCTCGCAATTGTCGAGTCGCATCGATCAAGCGACCTTCAATCAAGAATCGTTCGCCCTGCTTGCGACACCGATGCACTTTCACGCGCAAAAGCGCGCCGTCTTCCATCATGTTTCCTGCAAGCGGGCACCCTGGAGCCGATGGTCGCGTGCTGAGGAGGCTCACGCGTTCACCGTCGATTGCCACGATGCTCGCCATGCCTTCGCTCGGCAGTCGTACATGATCGGTCATCGGTCCCCCTTGCGACCGCGTTGCATCGCCGCCTTTGCTTCGAGCTCGGCTTCCCGCCGCTTGACCGTCTCGCGTTTGTCCGCGTGCTTCTTGCCCCGTGCCAAGGCGATTTCCACCTTCACGCGGCCCTGCTTGAAATAAAGCCTCGTCGCCGCGACCGTCATCCCCTCGCGTTCTACGGCTCGACGGATTTCCTCTATCTCTTTGCGATTCAAAAGCAGCTTGCGACCACGTTTGCCGATGTGCCCGAACGCCGCGCCGGGCATCTCGGCCACGAGCATCCCGTGAATGAACGCTTCGCCGTTCGTGATGGCGCACCACGCGTCGGAAATGTCGGCTTTTCCGTCGCGAAGCATTTTGACTTCGCTACCAATGAGCACGATCCCGGCTTCGTACTTCTGACCGAGCTCGTACTCGTAGCTCGCCCGCCGGTTTTTCACGATGAGCTTTTCGTCGCTCGCTTGTTTCTCGCCCACCTGCACACCTTCGACGCATGCATGGCTGCGCCCGCTTTTCGAAGTAGCGCGCCGTGCGCGCCGCGTCCATAGCTCGGTACGTACATCGTCGCGACAAACACGCGCGCCGTGCTAGGAACGCCGGCAATCACTCATGCAAACCATCCGTTTGCGCGGCGCGCGAACCCACAACCTCCAAGGCATCGATCTCGATTTCACCCCGGGACAGCTCGTCTGCATCGCTGGCGTATCAGGCTCGGGAAAGTCGTCCCTTGCGCTCGATACCCTCTATTCCGAGGGCCAGCGGCGATTCGTCGAAAGCTTCAGCCCGTACGCACGGCAATTTCTCGAACGGCTCGAAAGACCGCCCATCGATGAGCTCGACCCCGTTGCGGCTGGTGTCGCCGTCGATCGCCGCGCCCCCATCAAAAGCTCCCGTTCGACCGTCGCCACAATGGCGGACCTCGAACCCTATCTCGCAGCGCTGTTCGCTCGTGAAGCCGTTCCAATTTGTCCCGATTGCCAGGTTCCCGCAGCGCGTGTCGACCCAGCTCGTGCAGCAGCACAAGCGGTAGCCAATCATGAGGGCAAAGCCGCGCTCGTGACATATCGCGTGCCCGTCAGCGGCACCGAACAACTTCTCGAAGTACGCGAAACCCTTCTCAGTTCAGGTTATCGCCGCCTTTTCGTAAGCGGCGAAATCCGCGACATCGACGAGGTCGCGCCGAGTGACGCCGTCGCCGCCGGCGGCAATATCGAAGTCGTCGTCGATCGTTTGAAGC
The nucleotide sequence above comes from Polyangiaceae bacterium. Encoded proteins:
- the smpB gene encoding SsrA-binding protein SmpB, producing MGEKQASDEKLIVKNRRASYEYELGQKYEAGIVLIGSEVKMLRDGKADISDAWCAITNGEAFIHGMLVAEMPGAAFGHIGKRGRKLLLNRKEIEEIRRAVEREGMTVAATRLYFKQGRVKVEIALARGKKHADKRETVKRREAELEAKAAMQRGRKGDR